Genomic window (bacterium):
TCGTGACCGAGTAGGCGAGGCCGCCGTCGAAGGACGACTCGTCGACGATCGACTGGGTCGCAGTCGCCTCCGGAAGGGCGAACTCGATTCGCGTGCGGGTCGACGTCGCCTCGTAGGGAATCGTCCAGTCCAGGCGCCAGACCCGCGCCGACACGTCGGGGACGATCGGCATCGCGTGGTGAACGGACTTCCAGAAGAACACGCCGAGCCCGACGCATACGAGAATCAGCGCGGTGATTCCGACCGGCCAGCGCATGGGGCAACGCTACTCGGGTCGCTCGTCGAGGTCCAACTCCTCGAGGAGCGCCTCTCCGGAGACTTCCGGGATCATCGGCAGCGGCAGCGCGCTCTCGGCGAGGGGATGGGCGTCGTAGGCGAGGTGGAAGACGGCGAATCCTGGCATCACGACCTGGTCGACGGCCATGCCGATCACGCGACCGGAAATCGGGCTGCCGACGAACGTCGTGGCGTCGGAGAGGGGGTCCGACACCGCGCCGAGCACCTGGCCCGGCTCCACCGGATCGCCGAGCCGCACGCGCGACACGAGGATGCCCCCGCGGTCCGCCCGGACCCAGCGCGTCTTGAGGTAGGCGGTCGACTCCGTTGGGGGCTCGGCGGGGGCCGACGTCGGGAGCATGTCCCGCTTGCGGAGCAGTCGGAGGATGCCCTCGAGGGCGGAGGCGACGTGCGCCTCGTCGAAACGGGTGGACTCGCCGGCCTCGACCGTGATCGCAGGAATCCCGATGTCCGTCGCCGAGCGCCGGAGCGTCCCCGTCCGGCCGAGCTTGTTGACGACGACGTCGGCGCCGAAGTCCATCGCGAGCTGAACCGTTTCCGGGTCGCCGAGATGCGCGCGCAGCTGCTGAAGGTTCGATCGCTGGAACGAGCCGGTGTGGAGGTCGATCAGGGATTCGCAGTGTCGGAAGACGCCTTCGAAGAGTCCGTGGGCGACCCGGGAGGCCGCACTCCCGAAGGCGCGACCCGGGAAGTAGCGGTTCAGGTCGCGGCGATCCGGGAGGTACCGGGAGCCCCGACGAAACGCGGAGAGATTCGCGATCGGGACGGCGACGAGCGTTCCCCGAAGCGTCGACGGATCGACCTGATTCAAGAGGCGTCGGACGACTTCGACCCCGTTGACCTCGTCGCCGTGGATACCCGCCACGACGCAGATCGTCTCTCCGGGCTCCCTGCCATGGGCGACGGCGACCGGCGTCTGGACGTAGGCGCCGGCAAACGATTCGGTCGTCTGGACCGAGAGGCGCCGCAGCGTTCCGGGGGCGATGTCCTGGTTCAGCAAGACGAAGGGAGCCGTGGTTTCGGTCGGGGCTTCGGGCGGCGACTCGGCCATCTCCGTCCCGGGCGACGCGTCGGCGTCGGCGTCGGCGTCGGCGTCGGCCAGAGCAGGGTGGGGAAACGTCAGCAACGCTCCCGCCAGTCCTGCCGCGAAGGCGGATCCGTACCGGGAGCAATGGTGGAACGCGAACATCGATCGCCAGGCCTCGTGACGGGAGGGGGGCCACCCGCGGCTCGAAGCATCCCGCGGAGTCGACGCTTTCGCCACCATCGATTCCGCGAGGGCCTCCCGGAGTGCATCCGTGCGGCGAGCGACCGCCCGGTTCGCGCCTTCAATCGACGAGGAGATCCTCGCCGAACCAGGGCCGCAGTCCGGCATCCGTCTCGGCGGAGGGCATGCCGGCCGGGTCATTGAGCCAGCGCCACATCCGCCGGATGTCCACCGGTCCGTTGACGCTCGATCGACCCCCGTTCTGGTAGTAGTTGTCCGCGCGGGGATCCATGTAGACCATCGT
Coding sequences:
- a CDS encoding succinylglutamate desuccinylase/aspartoacylase family protein produces the protein MFAFHHCSRYGSAFAAGLAGALLTFPHPALADADADADADASPGTEMAESPPEAPTETTAPFVLLNQDIAPGTLRRLSVQTTESFAGAYVQTPVAVAHGREPGETICVVAGIHGDEVNGVEVVRRLLNQVDPSTLRGTLVAVPIANLSAFRRGSRYLPDRRDLNRYFPGRAFGSAASRVAHGLFEGVFRHCESLIDLHTGSFQRSNLQQLRAHLGDPETVQLAMDFGADVVVNKLGRTGTLRRSATDIGIPAITVEAGESTRFDEAHVASALEGILRLLRKRDMLPTSAPAEPPTESTAYLKTRWVRADRGGILVSRVRLGDPVEPGQVLGAVSDPLSDATTFVGSPISGRVIGMAVDQVVMPGFAVFHLAYDAHPLAESALPLPMIPEVSGEALLEELDLDERPE